Below is a genomic region from Medicago truncatula cultivar Jemalong A17 chromosome 3, MtrunA17r5.0-ANR, whole genome shotgun sequence.
agtTCTTAAAACTGTTTGATATATATTCCATAGAAGTTTGacaccccaaaaaaatttaCTCAAGATCCGTCCCTGCCCTCATTGACAAGATTCTTAGTcgaattttatttatcttttgaccGGATCCTTTTTACTTGAAAACCCGAAGGTTAACCACTATTCAAAACTCACCTTAATCCGAACAGGAAATTATGACTTTGACTTAActaacattcataaaatttaccGATAGTTGAGAATCACACGTGGTGTGCCACAACATATTGAACATAGCATTCTTTGGTCCCATCGTTGGAACACGTtgcttctttgttttttgttgttctttttcttctacAACTACATTTAGTTCAAACTCAATTCTTATACTTGTTAGTAAATTATGGAAGGATCAGCATCATCATCAAGATCAACGTCTTTCCATGATTTTCTCCACCGTATGCGACACCCTTCTTCACTTGACCTCGTCCGAGCCATTAAGAGGTAATTAACCAAATCTTTCTTTTGTTAATGAATTTCAGTGTTTATGTTTTCTTTAACTTTGTTATGCATTGGTGACTCAAGGAAAACTAGTTCAAGTTTTtctatttgttattattttctaCAGACATATCTATGCGTTtcattttatgattattttgataGTAGTGTTGCTTGTTCCAAACCCATTTGGTTGACCTAGTGTGTTGGCTTGggacctatgaagcacggacacggACATGACAAGGACATGCCGACActtttaataatttaagaaaatgacataattcagtgtaatcatAGGTGTCGTATTGTATTGATTTACATTTGAGGAGCCTTTACTTTGTTCTGTAAACATTCCTTCAGCAATAGCCCAAAACCAAGCTATTAACCATTCCATCTCATTACAGCCAATATACTTTGTTCTGTATTTGCCTTCTGAATCACAaggtaaattatattttcaatttgagATGCTGAATGAGACAAATATCTATTGCTGCAAGTAGGACATGCTGTAAAAAGAGCAATGTTGCAGCCACACGAAATACAACCCCCTCCAACACAACAATAGGTTTTGAAGAACTCTCATGTTCTGCGAAACCACCAGTCTGTCTTGACTCTCATCTGCCTTGAGGTTTACTACTTCAAATATGCCAATGAGACTAGAAGATATATTAGACCCGCATTGCTATTTTCTAGATGTTTtagttatgttattatgagcATTCACCAGCTTATATAAGCATTGTATTGCCTCGTGATTagaatcaatgaaaaataatcaatttcctTTTCTCAAATTCTCTCTAGATTCTGGAGTGTGATCCCTACTTGAATTGGGTCGTATCATACTTTAAAGAAAAGTCTGTACAGTGCAAGTTTATATGTCTGAAGAACAgttttttttaagcttaaagtagattaaaataaaggaaaataaccAAAATATGGAGGACATGGACCTAGCAAAAGTCCACATAACAGTTACATAAGAAAGCTTGAAAAAATATTGACATGTAGAAGTTAATGGTTGATGAAAATTCttttaatagttatttttcTATAAGCTTTTTTTATATGTGTATCCAAAGTGACTCTTGTAAGTTGGTTAATAGATGGAAAAGAAAATACAGGACACAAAAGCTAAGCTTCAAATCCAAATATTACTTGTATAACCATTAAATAAACCTAGCAGTTCTTCCACTTTTATATCACTATTGAATAAGCCTTGTGATTCAGCCTATTTAAATTATTCTTGCAGCTTTGTTTAATTTCTACTTTATAGCAATTGATTTAATAATCAGATGATAAAGTgtgtaaaaacaaaatgaacatTGGTAAAAACAAGAATTAGCATCATTGCTTAATTTACACCACATGTAccatatatattatgcaatttgcttttattaaagtttattttgttttatgtgtttttattagCTTCATtgtatcattttcattttaccaaCCAAAACCTGAAAATGATGGTCGAAGAGTTCAAGACTTCTTTCTGTCGATGGAAGTTGCAATTAGAAATCATCCACTTTGGGCAACTGCCACTGAAGAAGACATTGATTGTGCCATGGAGGTACGTTTACGCCTAATTACATATATGCCACTGTGTCTGTAGATTCTGAATACAATTGTTTGATTTCATATTAGCTTTATACTTCATATTTTCAACCAAAGCAGAGAGATAAATAGCCTCGCTTGCAGGGtttggaaaaatatataatgactAAATTGTTCTCTCGAACATTTGCTGCTTCTCCTGAGGATGCAAAGATTGACCATGAAATCTCTGAGAAAATAAGCTTGCTGCAAACATTTTTGAAGCCTGAACATTTGGATATACCACCAGTTCTTCATAATGAAGCATCATGGCTGGTATGGTATGCTTCATGATCATGATGCATGATTCAATTTTAacttattatatgatttttattgcAATTGTTTTATTCTAATCAGCGATAACATTAGTTAGGGTTTGATTCCTAGACATAATATAACCATATTCTTGAATGTGTCAAACATTGTCACTGTGGTCTTTAAATCTGtcaaatttacaaaaatattcatGAATATATCTTTCTTTAGTGAGTTTGATCCTTAAAAATCTTTCATTAGTCAGTTTAACCGTCGAATATTCATTTCCCTTTTCATTTCACAGCTTGCGGAGAAGGAATTGCAGAAAATCAATGCATTCAAAGCTCCACAAGAGAAACTCTCAACCATTATGAATTGTTGCAGAGTTATCAACAATTTGTTGCTCAATGCTGCAATGTCTGAGTATGTGCCAGCAGGAGCAGATGACTTTATCCCTGTGCTCATATATGTTACCATCAAGGCAAGGCTAGCCCTCCTTGGTAATAATACATTCTGCTGATTTTCAAATATAGTTTATTAGCCGTTTTTTGCTTATAGATTAAAGCATGAGCATGTTTGGTTTCcatgattaatgttgtttatTTGTTCGTAAAATTTTAAGAAAGACACTAATTAGGGGTCCTTGACATCTAAGTCAGTCCATCTAGATATCTCCACAACCTCACACTTTGGACCGAACacaaaaaacaattaacaaagCCAAAATAGATCACTAGATGatcataatattttaatttttaaccagtattttaaatattaaactgGTCGGTTCAACCGGATGAACCAGAAATCGGCCAGTTCGACAGTTTATTTGATCCATGTTACATTGTTATCTTACTAAACGGCAGTTGGATCAACcagttttgattattttcatttttgtatttattctttttactttttttaatactttataaaaaaattgttatttggtTCAACCGTGGTTGAATTGATTGAACCATGACAGAGGTTTCAATGGTTTGATCTTCAATACgattttaaaacattgattaaGTGTTATCGTACTTTATTAAAAGTAGGAATGTGTTATATTTTCAATGATTTTCGGCTACTACTACACTTTGATCTTTTGATACTAATTTCTTCATTTTGGTTTGTCATTTTCAGGCCAATCCTCCAATGTTGCATTCAAACCTCAAATTCATTAAGTTGTATAGAAGGCAAACAAAACTCATCTCAGAAGCTGAGTATTATTTCACAAATCTTGTGTCAGCTAAGACatttataattgaattgaattctaAATCCCTCTCAATTGATGAAATCAAATTTGAGGAGTGCATGCAAGCAGCCAAATTGGCCAAGAAAGTCACAAGTGAATTACACTCTGCATGTCAAATTAAACAAGAAGTGAAGAACGAGAGCAATGTTTCAAACAAAATGCATAACAAACTTGATACTAGAGGttagtttaaatttatttctcatTCTTTTAGAACTTGTTTGAGTAAAGAGTTCAATTAACCAATTACTAAATAAACCATTTTAGGGAGTTTAACTAAactctcattaaaaaaataaaaaatcttcgAACTTTAGTGAAATAAGCTGCAATGAGCTTATGAGTTATGAGCATGTCATAGAATACTTTTTTAAGTGTTCGTATAATAAATAGCTAaattaagcacttatagcaTAAGATTATATACggtatttctgttttgatctacaTATAGACTATTTCTATAACCAAAATAAAGACAttgttttcaaataattaagttctactattttcataaattatcttTGTGAGTCTACGGAAATAAACCGAAAATAACTTATGAACATATTATAAGTTGTTTGATACGCTTTTCAAAACAATCTCATAGGTGTTTATGCTAGTAgttaagttcaaataagtcaattcaaacagacTCATAGCTATTTATATCATAAGATgagataaacaaaattaaacttttcCAAACAAAACTTTAGGTAGTTAGtttgttacttgtttttatAGATTTCAACCCTTATCACAATCACATTTAAATTACCATGCAGAGTTTCATGTTTTGCAACATGGAACAAATTATCCATACATGGAAGCAGAGAGCAAAGATCTAGCAATGGAAGATGTGGACATATTACTAAATCACTACAAGGATTTAGTTGCTAAGTACACAATCATATGCAAAGCTATCAATTATCTTTCAATGTCAGAGAAAGAACCGTTGCTTCATCAGCTAGAAATGCAAGGAGAAGGAAGTATGCTTTCAGAGTGCCATGGAAtcaacacaaacacaaatgaTCGAACCACCTCACATGAAGATAAATTACTATAAGAAATTTGTATTATCTATATCTGtgtaatattaattttgtattataCTAATATAGgtgctttttttgttttttttttaccaaaacaataTTAACtgatatcattaattaaaaagtGTGCTATACAAGGAGGATAAATCTCAATAACATGTTGACTAGACCAAGAACAGAAAGTCCTAACAAATGTATGAACAACCATATACTAATATATgtttgagaaataatatttgtacaaccattttgctacaatttttgaacaactttctctctcatactcacattatattcttattctctctcttcctttttctctctctattgtttttgaccaatgaaagaAGAGAATAATAAGATTGTCccaaaagttatttaaaaagggttgtacaaatatcattactctataTGTTTAGAATCAATTAAAAGGGTATCAATGTTTGTGTATATGCTTATCTATTGCGTTTAATTGTATGtaaaaaatgttttgattttggcatatattttttttgacaaaaataaacgatattcgtTAATTCAAATCGATAGAAATGATGGATCTGCGAAAGTAGTAATTTAGACccccttttcaaaaaaatggcaaaagtcaCCCCTCATATTTAGCCCATTTTATAAAACatcaattttgacttggtcaagGATACATGGTACCCCacctaatttaaaaaatttccaaCCGTATAATTTGgaatttaaaatagaaactATTCCTTACCCACAAATCAAAATCCTaattaaaaatgacaaacaaaCTAATGGGTCAAAATCATAGATTTtggagaattgctgttcccacatatggtatggctgtgccacacgagtaagtTACGGAAATGCCCTTCGGTAgtaaactgccgaagtttttaggaaaccggcggcagttaactgccgaggaaaactcaACATAACCAGAACCCAGAACCACAGGTAGTTTTTAGAATGATgaagatttcctcggcagttaactaccgaggttttcttcggcagttttcttcggtagttaactaccgaaattGTTTAAGTTCAtattaactaccgaggtttttctcggcagttaactgccgccggtttcctaaaaacttcggtagcaaactgccgaaaggcattttcgtattttactcgtgtggcacaaccaaacatgtgggaacagcaattctctaGATTTTGAAACTTTCTCAAAACCCACCCTCCTTTGTACGATAGTTTCTCTTCCAGGTGTGGATGCTAAATAGATTCTTCACCACTTTGACAGATGGGTCACTGTATATCGTGACCGTCTTCTTCTCAGATTCAAATTCCAAACTCTTTTTTGAAGATTTTCAAGCTCAATTGTGCTTTCTGTTATTTGTTTCGAATTGTTTAGCTGCTGTAGATCTATGGCGGGATTCTGTTCACTTCCAAATTCGTGTCATAATAAAATCACAGGTTGATTTCCTAACACTTCGCATTccgttaacttttttttttctttcttattttaagatttttgtaATACTTTTACGTTATGTGAATTTCATGTAtaatagtttaaatttttttttatttgtttttaattttgatgattcAAATTTTGTGATTAGTTCATTCTAGCTAATTGATCATGGAATacgctatttttttttaattatgttgtgtTAGTGTATGTAGTTTGGAAACGAATAGTTGATTACtgaatgttgtttttttatgatattattatgattatgaaacTGGAGAAGGTGCTGTTAGTTGCATTTTGGTTTGGTAAACAAGTTATTTCTATATGATTTGTGGCAGTTTGCGTTTCATTTTTATGTCGACCTTGTGAAAGGAAAAGTAAATAAACTTATAATCTTAAAAAACACGTGTTTCTGAGCATGTTAAACTCGTCTCGTCTTATTTTTCAGTGTTGGTAAAAACTTGGTATGAGGAGAATTGAAGTATTGGAAATATGTTTTGGTTACGTGAACGGGTTTTGTATGAGTATTCGAGTAGGATATTATTGTATATGTGGTTTGTCTTATTGCTATACCTTAAGGTATGTTTGGATGAAGGGTTTTGGATTggaggacttttttttttttttttattatcaaatatatttcaaattatggACTTCGCCGTTCTAAGCCATCCTATCCGAACTCTTCAAAATCCAATTCCTAAGCATACCCTAaacaatgttgtcaaatatcaGCCATGGCGGATATCGTTGGCGGGTTTTTGGCTTTCTGCCATGTGGCCAATTTTGTGAAGGATGGTGACTCCATGACATCATCCATCGGACATAGTGGCGCTATATGTCAGCCGGTATGGCGGGTTTTTAGCTCTCTGCCATGGTCGGCCATCGACAATACTAACCCTATGATTTGCCTATAAAAAAACTCATGTTTACTTTCTGCTCTTTAAAAGTGTACTTGATTATTTGATAAGGCGTTATAACTATATATGTCGTTGCCAAGTACCCAACTTACAAAACCGGAGGTGAAAGATCACATAATCATAAGATTTTTCAAAGAGACGAAGGAGACGTGTATAATGAATGCTTAAGATTGATCTAACGGTTCACAAGATTTGAAAGTTAGGTGCCTTTTGCACCCTAAATTCAGGCAATCCCGATCCCAATTAATTGGGCCCAAACCGCAGAGAATCCATCATCAACATTCCACCGTATATACTGACTATGTTTTTTTGAAGCATTCAAAGTGTCATATTTACCTTCTTCTTTTTCCCTTAACTAACTTGCCATCATGAACCCAACCTGAGTATTAACAACCAACTGATTCTATCTTTCTCACACAGTGGGAATGATTAATTTGATAAAGGATTTATTACGGTCTATCTATTTCCTATGCTCGATTCAATTCTTGAGAATGGCGTTGCTTTGGACCTTTTCTGTTGCATTTTCTCATTACCAATTGTTTAAGGATTCGCTCTTTTCTCACAAAATCGTATCCTACCCAAGGTCTTCACCTTCCACTTTTCCTAATAAGCCCGTTTGCGTCATCACCGGTGTaagttcttttttctttcttccctcTCTTGCAAATTTCATTATAACTATGTGAATTCTATCATTTTTTTGTGTAGGCAACATCTGGCTTGGGATTATCTACTGCATGCAAGCTTTCTAAGGAaggatatgttgttgttattggtaATTCTTTATATGCTAACAATCCACTATTTTCTACAACTCTATTTAATTCTAAGTGAAATCCACTTTCTAAGTGCATGCTTCCATTCACAATAAAATTGATCAAATTGCACCACCACTGTGATTATATAAAGCTCTATCTCTGAACTGTAGTTTTTGTCCAAATCTTGTGATTATGTCAATCTCACCATCAATCCAGACATGCACTAATAGAAAGTGGATCTATGTATCATTGAAGCTTCAGATTAAGTGCGTGTTTGACATGTGTTGGTGTCTGACACTTGTGAGTTGTGACTAAAATACAATCActtcttttttgtcaaatttctaTGGTGTCTATGCGTcggtgtcagtgtcgtgttgTGTCTGGTGTATTGGTGTATGTGTCTATATATTGGTACTTCATTGTGTGGTCTAGGTTATTTAGTGGGATTTATCCAATAATAGAGTGTGTCCAAAAGACTATTTGAAAAAATGTGTTGCTACTTGCTAGCATTCTTACCTAAGATTCCTGTTATGGATTGATGCAGTGGGAAGATCAGAGCAGTTGTTGTCAGAGGtattttcaatattaattattagcATCATGGTAATGATGATTCCATGCATTGTGAAGATCTTAATCGTGTTCTTCCCGTTGTTTGATAGGCCATAACAAAGATTAAAGGTTGGAATGAGGATGCCCACCTCAAAGCTTTTCAGGCTGACCTTTCGTCGGTTGAGTCAATTATAAAGTTCAGTACTTCCCTGCGGCAGTGGCTTTTGGATTCCGATTTGCACTGCTCGGTACAAATACTAATAAACAATGCTGGAATACTTGCAACATCTCCTAGAGTCACAACTGAGGGCTACGATaagtaattactttttttatctaATCTTTTGTTAGTGGTTAACaaaattctattttatcatTGAAACCTACATGCTCATGCTTGCCTTGCATAACACAATAAAAGGTGCATAAGACATACTTTCAAATAATTACTTTCCTGAtctacataatttatttatgctttGGGGATATGGTAATaggtattattaattaaatgtcAACTTTTGAGATGATGTTGATTTGCATGACATGATCACCAGGAAATTTATTATGGAACTGATACTTGAGAAACATAGTTAGAAGCATTTGTATGCACAATGGATGCATTTTTATGGGAGCCTTTGATGCAAAATTACTTATCTGTTTTATATCTGCTCCATGTTTGTCTACTGTCTTAGTTTTGAAATTAGTAGCTACTCTTAAAATCCAATTATATTTTCCACTCTTTCTCCCAGGATGATCGCCACAAATTATATCGGCCCATTTGTTATGACCAAGCTTCTATTACCACTTCTTGAAAGCAGTCCCGTATCTTCCAAAATTGTTAATGTAACATCATTTACTCACCGAGCTGGTAGGATAATCATTTTAGTCCTCActttttgatttatattattGTCTAATGATCCTACTCTTTGGGTTTTACTGCCTTCCAAAAAATATCTGTTGATTTTCTCTACAATGGCGCGCTCCTATAGAACCTTCTCAAACTCTTTTCTTTAGTTACTAATATGCAGGTTGATGAGGGAACTGTATCTGGGAAGagatttttaaaatcaaaacaatatccATATGCTCAGATCTATGAGTATTCAAAATGTAAGCTGCATATTCTGAATGAACTTATATAGATTACACCGTATTTTTAGCCCTAATTCTTAACTAGCATGTATTTTTGTTGAAGTATGTCTACTTCTCTTCTCATATGAGCTCCACCGACAGCTTTGCCAGATGGGTAAATCTCATCAGATATTTGTCAAGTATGTTTACCAAATtaacttttatttccttttgcCATCTTTTTTCCAAGTGATGTGTGTTTTGTATAGGTTACCTAATTAATGTATTATTGTGATCTTTGTTGCTCGGATATGTTTTTTCTGATTGCTTCCATGACTTTCCTACAAATTATTGTTTCCCAAGTTCTTTTTAGCACAACCCATGGGCTCTTGCTTTTGGCAAATGTATATGCCAATCTAAACATAGTGTCTTGTCTGTCGATCTCATGTCAAACCTGTAATTCTCATGTAGTTCTGAACTTTCAATTAAAGGCTTAGATCTGTTATGCGCCCTTGTCTTGTTAAGGATACTATGAAGCTACTATCACAATCTTTGTCTCCCAAAAAGGAGCATACTCCGCCCCTGAAGCTACAACTACCTAATTAGCCAATGAGTTTGACGGAAAAATGTTTTAAGTGCGAGCAGATACACTCTTATGAAAACTCACTTGTGCATTTGTGGTTGGGTTTAACTTATTGTTGCATAAATAGCACCAATAAGAGTGACTTTGGGTTTGAGCTAGTGTTGCAATTCGCAAGGAAAACGAACATGAATAAAAATCAGacgggaaaaaaaaaattgcaagaaaaaGAGAGCCTTGCGAAATGATTTAAGCTTTGtagataaatttttattatatttctggTTACTAACCATGGTTTCTACTCCACttttaatattcattttttgtatTGCTATGCATCAGTGTTGCAGATCCTGGAGTTGTACAAACAAACATCATGCGAGAAGTTCCAGCAAGCCTGTCTTGGGTGGCATTCTTTGTACTGAAGCGTCTACGCCTATTGGAATCCTTTGAGAGCGGGAATGATTCCATTATTGATGCCGCTCTTACTCCGCCTGTGAGTACTTTTTTAGCGGTCTTTGTTGATTTctgttttacatttttattgtaTGCATTGATGTTTCAAAATGTCTAACAACTCACTTACTTATTACCATTAGTTGTAGTCATAGCTAAGGTTTCATCTGATGCAATATCTATTGTCTGATGCCTTATCCTTCTGCGTCCGTAATTCATCTTGAACTTACCCAAGGAAACAACATATTGGTCAATCATTTACATAAATACATAAAGCCTGCACACACACACAAGTCAGCAGTCAGATGAAATGATTGAAAGTAGCAACGAATACactcatgaaattaaatttattgtaaaatatgagattaatatatatgttcatgaaaatatgttttttttcctcgTGTTTTTGTACTGTTAAAAATGTTCTGTTGTATGACTAAAACAGGAAagtattaaaaaacaattatacacTTTTTTAGATGGAaaaatataggcttaaatgcacttATCGTGTCTCTCTTTTAACTGATAAATTCAGGATTTTAGTCCCTCAGTTTCTTAAGTTtgaggatattttttttttcacaaccCAGTTGCGAGTTCATTCTTTGACTTGTCATTTTCATTAATGACATGGAATTACATTTGATGATTTGACATTACTAATTTGGACCTTTTGAATAATTGATCTTTACAAATAGTTATCCTCGATCAGTATTTCTTGCAAATTAGTCTTGTGTCTTGACTCGAGCCATTGAGTTCAAAATGTTAATaagcttacatttttttttcagggAACATCAGGAGTTTACTTTTTTGGGGGGAAAGGTAGAACTATAAATTCTTCAGCACTTTCACAAGACACCAAATTAGCACATGAGCTTTGGGAAACTACATCCGATTTGCTATCGGTGACCCCTTTTGGTAATAAGAGAAACAATTTTTAGCATTGGATTGTATGTCATGTCGTGTAATGACAAAGAATAGTGGCACTTACACTCTTGAAATATGGGTACTTGTAAAACGATGAAGTACATGTACCAAGTACTTATCCGGTATTGGTACACGTATGGTGCTCGTTATACTCAATTTTTGTTAATTCTTCTATTGTGAGTGAAATATGCggttttatcttatttattaatataataatatatgctAATATAATGCTCCTAATTTTTGTGCTTTTGagtttctttgttgttttaatcaac
It encodes:
- the LOC11422406 gene encoding dehydrogenase/reductase SDR family member on chromosome X isoform X3 gives rise to the protein MAGFCSLPNSCHNKITGLHLPLFLISPFASSPVQHLAWDYLLHASFLRKDMLLLLHSYLRFLLWIDAVGRSEQLLSEAITKIKGWNEDAHLKAFQADLSSVESIIKFSTSLRQWLLDSDLHCSVQILINNAGILATSPRVTTEGYDKMIATNYIGPFVMTKLLLPLLESSPVSSKIVNVTSFTHRAVTNMQVDEGTVSGKRFLKSKQYPYAQIYEYSKLCLLLFSYELHRQLCQMGKSHQIFVNVADPGVVQTNIMREVPASLSWVAFFVLKRLRLLESFESGNDSIIDAALTPPGTSGVYFFGGKGRTINSSALSQDTKLAHELWETTSDLLSVTPFGNKRNNF
- the LOC11425088 gene encoding vacuolar protein sorting-associated protein 9A, with the translated sequence MEGSASSSRSTSFHDFLHRMRHPSSLDLVRAIKSFIVSFSFYQPKPENDGRRVQDFFLSMEVAIRNHPLWATATEEDIDCAMEGLEKYIMTKLFSRTFAASPEDAKIDHEISEKISLLQTFLKPEHLDIPPVLHNEASWLLAEKELQKINAFKAPQEKLSTIMNCCRVINNLLLNAAMSEYVPAGADDFIPVLIYVTIKANPPMLHSNLKFIKLYRRQTKLISEAEYYFTNLVSAKTFIIELNSKSLSIDEIKFEECMQAAKLAKKVTSELHSACQIKQEVKNESNVSNKMHNKLDTREFHVLQHGTNYPYMEAESKDLAMEDVDILLNHYKDLVAKYTIICKAINYLSMSEKEPLLHQLEMQGEGSMLSECHGINTNTNDRTTSHEDKLL
- the LOC11422406 gene encoding dehydrogenase/reductase SDR family member on chromosome X isoform X2 codes for the protein MLNRFFTTLTDGSLYIVTVFFSDSNSKLFFEDFQAQLCFLLFVSNCLAAVDLWRDSVHFQIRVIIKSQATSGLGLSTACKLSKEGYVVVIVGRSEQLLSEAITKIKGWNEDAHLKAFQADLSSVESIIKFSTSLRQWLLDSDLHCSVQILINNAGILATSPRVTTEGYDKMIATNYIGPFVMTKLLLPLLESSPVSSKIVNVTSFTHRAVTNMQVDEGTVSGKRFLKSKQYPYAQIYEYSKLCLLLFSYELHRQLCQMGKSHQIFVNVADPGVVQTNIMREVPASLSWVAFFVLKRLRLLESFESGNDSIIDAALTPPGTSGVYFFGGKGRTINSSALSQDTKLAHELWETTSDLLSVTPFGNKRNNF
- the LOC11422406 gene encoding dehydrogenase/reductase SDR family member on chromosome X isoform X1; protein product: MAGFCSLPNSCHNKITVGMINLIKDLLRSIYFLCSIQFLRMALLWTFSVAFSHYQLFKDSLFSHKIVSYPRSSPSTFPNKPVCVITGATSGLGLSTACKLSKEGYVVVIVGRSEQLLSEAITKIKGWNEDAHLKAFQADLSSVESIIKFSTSLRQWLLDSDLHCSVQILINNAGILATSPRVTTEGYDKMIATNYIGPFVMTKLLLPLLESSPVSSKIVNVTSFTHRAVTNMQVDEGTVSGKRFLKSKQYPYAQIYEYSKLCLLLFSYELHRQLCQMGKSHQIFVNVADPGVVQTNIMREVPASLSWVAFFVLKRLRLLESFESGNDSIIDAALTPPGTSGVYFFGGKGRTINSSALSQDTKLAHELWETTSDLLSVTPFGNKRNNF